The Bradyrhizobium ottawaense genome window below encodes:
- a CDS encoding winged helix-turn-helix domain-containing tetratricopeptide repeat protein, which produces MQFLFRDHLLDTDRRELSREQVPVAVEPQVFDLVVHLMQNRDRVVSKDELIDKIWHGRSVSESTLTSRINAARKAVGDSGASQALIRTIARKGFRFVGHVEAKGSTMGGAIAPEPGYAARVQRAALTLPERPAIAVLPFTNMSGAAEQDYFSDGISEDIITALSKLRWFFVIARNSSFVYKGRAVHIREVAQELGVRYVVEGSVRRSGERLRISAQLNDVSTGSHLWAERYDRELADIFAVQDEITEAIVAAIEPQLYAAESFRAQQKPPGSLDAWDLVMRALSHHWRSTREDNAAAQGLLEKAVAIDPAYGKALGLLATSHIFGAHMGWADMAATVPIAERAALAAVEADREDAWAHHGLAYTYLFRRRFDDALAEFELALTLNPNFAMAHAFYGVTLCYAGRWQDGDAAARRALRLSPRDPLAAVYCGVAAYARFVGRDYDGAAQMARESMRQRGDFVGAHRVLTAAAGMSGDPALAASALEGLRRAQPEVSLAWITRELPMLRDEDRAHYLEGLQRAGMK; this is translated from the coding sequence GTGCAGTTTCTGTTCCGGGACCACCTTCTCGATACCGACCGGCGCGAGCTGAGCCGCGAGCAGGTTCCCGTTGCCGTAGAGCCGCAGGTTTTCGATCTCGTGGTCCACCTGATGCAGAACCGCGATCGGGTGGTCAGCAAGGACGAGCTGATCGACAAGATCTGGCACGGGCGAAGCGTCTCCGAATCCACCTTGACCAGCCGGATCAACGCGGCGCGCAAGGCCGTCGGCGACAGTGGCGCGAGCCAGGCGCTGATCCGCACCATCGCCCGCAAGGGCTTTCGCTTCGTCGGCCATGTCGAGGCCAAAGGTAGCACGATGGGTGGCGCAATCGCGCCGGAGCCCGGCTACGCCGCGCGGGTGCAGCGCGCCGCACTCACGCTTCCCGAGCGGCCGGCGATCGCCGTGCTGCCCTTCACCAATATGAGCGGCGCGGCCGAGCAGGATTATTTCTCCGACGGCATCAGCGAGGACATCATCACCGCGCTGTCGAAGCTGCGCTGGTTCTTCGTCATCGCGCGCAACTCCTCCTTCGTCTACAAGGGCCGCGCCGTGCACATCCGCGAGGTCGCGCAGGAGCTCGGGGTTCGCTACGTGGTCGAAGGCAGCGTGCGGCGGAGCGGCGAGCGCCTGCGCATCTCAGCCCAGCTCAACGACGTCTCGACCGGCAGTCATCTCTGGGCCGAGCGCTACGACCGCGAGCTCGCCGACATCTTCGCCGTGCAGGACGAGATCACCGAGGCGATCGTCGCCGCAATCGAGCCGCAGCTCTACGCTGCCGAAAGTTTTCGCGCCCAGCAGAAGCCGCCGGGCAGCCTGGATGCCTGGGACCTCGTGATGCGCGCGCTGTCGCATCACTGGCGCAGCACGCGCGAGGACAATGCCGCCGCGCAAGGGCTGCTCGAAAAGGCCGTCGCAATCGATCCCGCCTATGGCAAGGCGCTGGGACTGCTCGCGACCAGCCATATCTTCGGCGCGCATATGGGCTGGGCCGACATGGCCGCGACAGTGCCGATCGCAGAACGCGCGGCGCTCGCGGCGGTGGAGGCCGATCGCGAGGATGCCTGGGCCCATCATGGCCTTGCCTACACCTATCTGTTCCGCCGCCGCTTCGACGACGCGCTGGCGGAGTTCGAGCTGGCGCTGACGCTCAACCCGAACTTTGCGATGGCGCACGCCTTTTACGGCGTGACGCTGTGCTACGCCGGACGATGGCAGGACGGCGATGCCGCCGCACGTCGCGCGCTGCGGCTGAGCCCGCGCGATCCGCTCGCGGCGGTCTATTGCGGGGTTGCGGCCTATGCCAGGTTCGTCGGCCGTGACTATGACGGAGCCGCGCAGATGGCGCGGGAATCGATGCGGCAGCGCGGCGATTTCGTCGGCGCGCACCGCGTGCTGACGGCCGCCGCCGGGATGTCAGGAGATCCGGCGCTGGCAGCGTCCGCCCTGGAAGGCCTGCGCCGCGCCCAGCCCGAAGTCTCGCTCGCCTGGATCACGCGCGAGCTACCGATGCTGCGGGACGAGGACCGTGCGCACTATCTGGAAGGATTGCAGCGCGCGGGAATGAAGTGA
- a CDS encoding NAD(P)H-dependent flavin oxidoreductase translates to MPSDRLQRFGDRLALPLIAAPMFLVSGVELMVAACRNGVIGSFPTANCRSTEQLDEWLTAIATRLRRHEDQSGRKAAPLCPNLIVHRSNARLAQDLAVLLRHKPEIVITSVGSPAPVLKPLHDAGVLVLADVASIRHAERAAEAGADGLVLLTAGAGGQTGWLNPFAFVRAVRAFYDGIIVLAGGISDGQALHAAEVLGCDLAYMGTKFIATRESMADERYKRMLVESCADDILLTTAFTGLQTSMLRPSIVAAGLDPDDLPARGAIDIAEDIDVAARESRPKRWRDIWSGGHSTSGVTDVPALDELVARTLAEYRAAGGP, encoded by the coding sequence GTGCCATCAGATCGACTGCAACGCTTCGGCGATCGTCTCGCTCTGCCGCTGATCGCAGCGCCGATGTTCCTGGTGTCGGGCGTCGAGCTCATGGTCGCGGCCTGCCGCAATGGGGTGATCGGCAGCTTCCCCACCGCCAATTGCCGCAGCACGGAGCAGCTCGATGAATGGCTCACCGCGATCGCGACGCGCCTGCGCCGGCACGAAGACCAATCCGGCCGCAAGGCTGCGCCGCTCTGCCCGAACCTGATCGTGCATCGCTCCAATGCGCGGCTCGCGCAGGATCTCGCCGTGCTGCTGCGGCACAAGCCGGAGATCGTCATCACCTCGGTCGGCTCGCCCGCGCCTGTGCTGAAGCCGCTGCATGACGCCGGCGTGCTGGTGCTGGCGGACGTCGCCTCGATCCGCCACGCCGAACGGGCGGCGGAAGCAGGTGCCGATGGGCTCGTGCTGCTCACGGCGGGCGCGGGCGGGCAGACCGGCTGGCTCAATCCGTTCGCCTTCGTCCGCGCGGTGCGCGCATTCTACGATGGCATCATCGTGCTCGCCGGCGGCATCAGCGACGGCCAAGCGCTGCATGCGGCCGAAGTGCTCGGCTGCGATCTCGCCTATATGGGCACGAAGTTCATCGCGACGCGCGAGAGCATGGCGGACGAACGCTACAAGCGCATGCTGGTCGAGAGCTGCGCCGACGACATTCTGCTCACCACTGCGTTCACGGGGTTGCAGACCAGCATGCTGAGGCCGTCGATCGTGGCCGCCGGCCTCGATCCCGACGATCTCCCGGCACGCGGCGCGATCGATATCGCTGAGGATATCGACGTTGCCGCGCGCGAGAGCCGGCCAAAGCGCTGGCGCGACATCTGGAGCGGCGGGCACTCAACCTCGGGGGTGACGGACGTGCCGGCGCTTGACGAGCTGGTTGCGCGGACGCTCGCCGAATATCGTGCGGCGGGCGGGCCGTAG
- a CDS encoding thioesterase family protein: MPPIYRVDGDSVVTSPDAAGPWDRRMQHGSAPASLVTWAAERIPTPAPMDIARVTIDLMRPVPVAPLTIVTDVLREGRKIQLCEIKLLADGLQVVGATVLKIRRQALSLPADVKALPVTLPMPEDSLVEDGHAATSPFVRSVSMRAARGRFGQAGAGAIWFRVDHPLIEGEAISQAMRAVVAADFSNGTASTLDFRAWTYINADLTVNFSRQPIGDWILLDGDSWIGPDGAGLAMSRLADRQGYFGRAVQSLVIEKR, from the coding sequence ATGCCCCCCATCTACCGTGTCGACGGCGACAGCGTCGTCACCAGTCCGGACGCCGCCGGTCCCTGGGATCGGCGCATGCAGCACGGCTCGGCGCCGGCCTCGCTGGTGACATGGGCGGCCGAACGCATTCCGACGCCTGCTCCGATGGATATCGCGCGCGTCACCATCGATCTGATGCGGCCCGTTCCGGTCGCGCCGCTGACGATCGTGACTGACGTCTTGCGTGAGGGCCGCAAGATCCAGCTCTGCGAAATCAAGCTGCTCGCCGACGGTTTGCAGGTCGTCGGCGCCACCGTGCTCAAGATCAGGCGCCAGGCGCTGTCGTTGCCCGCCGACGTCAAGGCGCTGCCGGTGACGCTGCCCATGCCGGAGGACTCGCTGGTCGAGGACGGTCACGCCGCCACCAGCCCGTTCGTGCGTTCGGTCTCGATGCGCGCCGCGCGTGGCCGCTTCGGCCAGGCCGGCGCCGGCGCGATCTGGTTTCGCGTCGATCATCCGCTCATCGAGGGCGAAGCGATCTCGCAGGCCATGCGCGCCGTGGTCGCCGCCGATTTTTCCAACGGCACCGCCTCGACGCTCGATTTTCGCGCCTGGACCTACATCAACGCCGACCTCACCGTGAATTTTTCGCGCCAGCCCATTGGCGATTGGATCCTGCTCGACGGCGACTCCTGGATCGGACCCGACGGCGCCGGGCTCGCAATGTCGCGGCTGGCGGACCGGCAAGGCTATTTCGGCCGCGCGGTGCAGAGCCTGGTGATCGAGAAGCGGTGA
- a CDS encoding NAD(P)H-dependent flavin oxidoreductase — translation MSMPALFKGRLSIPVIGSPLFIISVPDLVIAQCKAGVVGSFPSLNARPPELLDEWLARITEELAAYDRAHPDKPSAPFAVNQIVHKSNNRLDHDMQLCAKYKVPMIISSLGAREELNQAVHRWGGIVFHDVINQKFAHKAIEKGADGLILVAAGAGGHAGTISPLAFVAETRKWFDGPIALSGAIGNGKAIRAARILGADFAYIGSAFIATKEANAVEKYKEMIAGSTADDIVYSNLFTGVHGNYLKPSILAAGMDPENLPTSDPSKMNFGTDASGERAKPKAWKEIWGSGQGIGSVEKVMPAAELIARFKKEYDEAIDPPL, via the coding sequence ATGTCCATGCCTGCCTTGTTCAAAGGACGCCTGTCGATCCCCGTGATCGGCTCGCCGCTCTTCATCATCTCGGTGCCCGATCTCGTGATCGCGCAGTGCAAGGCAGGTGTGGTCGGCTCGTTTCCGTCACTGAACGCGCGGCCGCCGGAGCTGCTCGACGAATGGCTGGCGCGCATCACCGAGGAGCTCGCGGCCTATGACCGCGCGCATCCCGACAAGCCCTCGGCGCCGTTCGCGGTCAACCAGATCGTGCACAAGTCGAACAACCGTCTCGACCACGACATGCAGCTCTGCGCCAAGTACAAGGTGCCGATGATCATCTCCTCGCTCGGCGCACGCGAGGAGCTGAACCAGGCCGTGCACCGCTGGGGCGGCATCGTCTTCCACGACGTGATCAACCAGAAATTCGCCCACAAGGCGATCGAGAAGGGCGCCGATGGCCTGATCCTGGTCGCGGCCGGTGCCGGCGGCCATGCCGGCACCATTTCGCCGCTGGCCTTCGTCGCCGAGACGCGAAAATGGTTCGACGGCCCGATCGCGCTGTCGGGTGCGATCGGCAACGGCAAGGCGATCCGCGCCGCACGCATCTTAGGGGCCGACTTCGCCTATATCGGCTCGGCCTTCATCGCGACCAAGGAAGCCAATGCGGTGGAGAAGTACAAGGAGATGATCGCGGGCTCGACCGCCGACGACATCGTCTATTCCAACCTCTTCACCGGCGTGCACGGCAACTATCTGAAGCCCTCGATCCTTGCCGCCGGCATGGATCCGGAAAACCTGCCGACCTCCGATCCCTCCAAGATGAATTTCGGCACCGACGCTTCCGGCGAGCGCGCCAAGCCGAAGGCCTGGAAGGAAATCTGGGGCTCGGGCCAGGGCATCGGCAGCGTAGAGAAGGTTATGCCTGCCGCCGAGTTGATCGCGCGCTTCAAGAAGGAATACGACGAGGCGATCGATCCGCCGTTGTAG
- a CDS encoding aspartate ammonia-lyase — MSRTEQDFLGQREIADDIYYGVQTIRGKENFHITGIPMNQEPYFVKALGYVKKAAAMANRDLGAIEAKVADAIILGCDRVIAGDMMDQFVTDFIQGGAGTSTNMNANEVIANLALESLGFGKGDYQHVSPNDHVNYGQSTNDTYPTAFRLALILRLESYMTALRQLQEAFFAKGREFDRVLKMGRTHLQDAVPMSLGAEFRGWGTTIGEEVDRISEARALLREINLGATAIGTSVTAAVGYPKLAVRHLSALTGVDFILAGDLVEATSDTGAYVQLSGVLKRTASKLTKICNDIRLLASGPRAGFNEINLPQLQPGSSIMPGKVNPVIPEVVNQTSFLVIGLDTTVTLAASAGQLQLNVMEPVISFALFFSIRTMERAVNSLRENCVVGITANEEHTRNMVLNSLGIVTVLKPLLGYKQCAEIAREGYKSGKSLHQIVVAERKLLTQEKWDEMFSFERLINPDLLG; from the coding sequence ATGAGCCGTACGGAGCAGGACTTCCTCGGACAGCGTGAGATCGCCGACGACATCTATTACGGCGTCCAGACCATCCGGGGTAAGGAGAACTTCCACATCACCGGCATTCCGATGAACCAGGAGCCTTACTTCGTGAAGGCGCTCGGTTACGTCAAGAAGGCCGCCGCCATGGCCAATCGGGATCTCGGCGCGATCGAGGCCAAGGTCGCGGACGCGATCATCCTCGGCTGCGACCGCGTGATCGCCGGCGACATGATGGACCAGTTCGTCACCGACTTCATCCAGGGCGGCGCCGGCACCTCCACCAACATGAACGCCAACGAGGTGATCGCGAACCTCGCGCTGGAATCGCTCGGCTTCGGCAAGGGCGACTATCAGCACGTCAGCCCCAACGATCACGTCAATTACGGCCAGTCGACCAACGACACCTATCCGACCGCCTTTCGCCTCGCGCTGATCCTGCGGCTCGAGAGCTACATGACCGCGCTGCGTCAGCTCCAGGAAGCGTTCTTCGCCAAGGGTCGCGAGTTCGATCGTGTCCTGAAGATGGGCCGCACGCATCTGCAGGATGCCGTGCCGATGTCGCTCGGGGCCGAATTCCGGGGCTGGGGCACCACGATCGGCGAGGAGGTCGACCGCATCTCGGAAGCGCGTGCGCTGCTGCGCGAGATCAATCTCGGCGCCACCGCGATCGGAACCTCCGTCACGGCTGCGGTCGGCTATCCCAAGCTCGCGGTCCGGCACCTCAGCGCGCTGACCGGCGTCGACTTCATTCTCGCCGGCGACCTCGTTGAGGCGACCTCCGACACCGGCGCCTATGTGCAGCTCTCGGGCGTGTTGAAGCGCACCGCGAGCAAGCTGACCAAGATCTGCAACGACATCCGCCTGCTCGCCTCCGGCCCGCGTGCCGGCTTCAACGAGATCAACCTGCCGCAGCTGCAGCCGGGCTCCTCGATCATGCCGGGCAAGGTCAATCCCGTGATCCCCGAGGTCGTCAACCAGACCAGCTTCCTCGTCATCGGCCTCGACACCACGGTGACGCTGGCCGCCAGCGCCGGCCAGCTCCAGCTCAACGTGATGGAGCCGGTGATCTCGTTCGCGCTGTTCTTCTCGATCCGCACCATGGAGCGCGCGGTCAACAGCCTGCGCGAGAATTGCGTCGTCGGCATCACCGCCAACGAGGAGCACACCCGCAACATGGTGCTCAACTCGCTCGGCATCGTCACCGTGCTGAAGCCGCTGCTCGGCTACAAGCAATGCGCCGAGATCGCGCGCGAGGGCTACAAGAGCGGCAAGTCGCTGCACCAGATCGTGGTGGCCGAACGCAAGCTGCTGACGCAAGAGAAGTGGGACGAGATGTTCTCGTTCGAGCGGCTGATCAATCCGGATCTGCTGGGGTAG
- a CDS encoding YqaA family protein, with translation MVLHRGAMLKRIYDWCIDAAHKPYALWIMGAVSFAESSFFPVPPDVMLIPMSLARPQRAWLYAAVCTITSVLGGILGYAIGALLFDSVGHWLIQVYGLGDKVDAFRASYAEWGAVIILLKGLTPIPYKLVTITSGFAGYNILLFTICSIVARGGRFFIVAILLNRYGDWIRVQIEKHLGLVVAVGAAVLVLGFVVAIKLI, from the coding sequence ATGGTGCTTCATCGCGGCGCCATGCTGAAACGTATCTACGACTGGTGCATCGACGCCGCTCACAAGCCCTACGCGCTCTGGATCATGGGAGCGGTGTCTTTCGCCGAAAGCTCCTTCTTTCCGGTGCCGCCGGATGTGATGCTGATTCCGATGTCGCTGGCGCGCCCGCAGCGCGCCTGGCTCTACGCGGCCGTCTGCACCATCACCTCGGTGCTCGGCGGCATCCTGGGCTACGCCATCGGCGCGCTGCTGTTCGACTCGGTCGGTCATTGGCTGATCCAGGTCTACGGCCTCGGCGACAAGGTCGACGCCTTCCGTGCCTCCTATGCGGAGTGGGGCGCGGTGATCATCCTGCTCAAGGGTTTGACGCCGATCCCCTACAAGCTCGTCACCATCACCTCGGGCTTTGCCGGCTACAACATTCTGTTGTTCACCATCTGCTCGATCGTCGCGCGCGGCGGACGCTTCTTCATCGTCGCCATCCTGCTCAACCGCTATGGCGATTGGATCCGGGTCCAGATCGAGAAGCATCTCGGTCTCGTGGTGGCGGTCGGTGCTGCCGTGCTGGTGCTCGGCTTCGTGGTGGCGATCAAGTTGATCTAG